The following coding sequences lie in one Aricia agestis chromosome 10, ilAriAges1.1, whole genome shotgun sequence genomic window:
- the LOC121731397 gene encoding constitutive coactivator of PPAR-gamma-like protein 1 isoform X2 — protein MGIQDLQIFLENEGVGVDLFRIARTHAGGFRLVLDAEGCLDRLYGGYFSDWACGGQWARCVQFLTTLAQALAEHQVALCVCFNGAHPTPPTLPQHWIQTQATYRQRVNSVLRHIVTKGTPPPKVWWVPPTGLHSCLRTALRYLNIPIMVSSDDHCQEVVGLCREKTYAGLVGCSGEYLVFQPPRYFSSSQLKLTYRSSLETKEYMVHDLPKLLDVPQDRLYLMAALLGGTMLPEQSLTDFYKRLGITQKKQQIPPETLIKTIAQFVRDLPSSDIDAACVEVFGDLNDLRAAKLKQAVQYYLNGTKDGFLKYRTASGRRPKNNKKNQKPDISPQSTSSDLDTSKLAAESSEHEQKGLEDYKLATANASMNADFSIEEHCHELSHGVAAMTLEGADSDTQKQQATKPTNKNGKPFKEAPVGPSRGPTEDNCPQAPAEVLRTCAERHARGLMHPHMLAILTHRQIALPVLMEDDNHREIPSIHHFYRPIRQNVYAILYNMHHHRFMAQKARDEGTATGSMINERPCTVQIAEWIYSHVNPGKSPELVSGVVLDWPVPTVQRLWFGTAQDDKCRRMRAFLSCMRSDTPMMLNTSYVPQHLLILATVLRFIMTSQIQILRRQELDAFLATAFSNDLMNALHLQEMTVNGISSRGVQLATLVMAGAEAALLANDACGAPVPWLVAAPWLYFDGKLLQRNLQRAAACKHLAQLCDNHIDTVVKVERMRKAILEGLEVEFAMPPLPMVGLMGDVGGWRGRGRGARLEIAGVVVGQWGGGSYPTPRPQRYPQVSYVGYTPPPRNSYAGRGWRGGRGRGRGRGAAPRPRRARRDHDEPAKPATLTINGKTVRPDNIGSPNDSPNEDNLQLENDGEGYNMQKGRGGKNIKKNAGKGKKKSTTQKSDIAQALEANGSLDKSKVADFSDSSEQHMGQGDAPVSN, from the exons ATGGGCATACAGgatctacaaatatttttagaaaacgaAGGAGTAGGTGTTGATTTGTTTCGAATCGCTAGAACTCATGCCGGTGGATTCCGGCTGGTATTAGACGCTGAAGGATGCCTAGACCGTCTTTACGGCGGATATTTTTCAG ATTGGGCATGTGGTGGACAATGGGCTAGATGTGTGCAATTTCTAACTACACTTGCTCAAGCATTAGCCGAACACCAGGTAGCCCTGTGTGTATGTTTCAATGGAGCTCATCCTACACCACCCACCTTACCACAACATTGGATCCAAACTCAAGCAACATATAGACAGAGAGTCAACTCT GTGCTGAGACATATTGTAACAAAAGGCACTCCACCTCCAAAAGTATGGTGGGTACCCCCAACTGGATTGCATTCCTGTCTAAGAACTGCTCTTCGATATTTGAACATACCAATT atGGTGTCTTCAGATGACCATTGCCAAGAGGTTGTAGGTTTGTGTAGAGAAAAGACCTATGCCGGTCTGGTTGGCTGTTCTGGTGAATATCTAGTGTTCCAACCTCCGAGATATTTTAGTTCCTCCCAACTAAAACTTACGTACAGG tcGTCTTTGGAAACCAAAGAATATATGGTGCATGACCTGCCAAAGCTCCTTGATGTGCCACAAGACCGTCTTTACTTGATGGCTGCACTTCTCGGTGGTACAATGTTACCTGAACAAAGTCTTACTGACTTTTACAAGAGACTAGGAATAACGCAAAAGAAG CAACAAATTCCACCAGAGACATTGATTAAAACGATTGCACAATTTGTTCGTGATTTGCCATCGTCGGACATTGATGCTGCATGTGTAGAAGTGTTTGGTGATTTAAATGATCTCCGTGCTGCCAAATTAAAACAAGCCGTACAATATTACTTGAATGGTACCAAAGATGGATTCTTGAAATATAGAACTGCTTCTG GTCGCCGTccgaaaaacaataaaaagaatCAAAAACCCGACATTAGTCCTCAATCAACATCTTCCGACCTCGATACCTCTAAACTCGCAGCCGAATCTTCTGAGCATGAG CAAAAAGGCTTGGAAGATTACAAATTGGCTACAGCAAATGCTTCAATGAACGCTGACTTTAGCATCGAAGAACATTGCCATGAATTAAGCCATGGGGTTGCCGCAATGACTTTAGAAGGTGCAGATTCTGACACTCAGAAGCAGCAGGCCACCAAACCTACAAACAAAAATGGAAAACCATTCAAAGAG GCACCTGTTGGGCCGAGCCGTGGGCCGACGGAGGACAACTGCCCGCAGGCCCCCGCTGAAGTCTTGAGGACTTGTGCTGAGCGCCACGCGCGCGGTCTTATGCACCCTCACATGCTGGCCATACTCACACACCGCCAGATCGCCCTGCCAGTGCTGATGGAGGACGACAACCATCGCGAGATACCATCCATACATCACTTCTACCGACCTATCCGTCAGAATGTGTATGCTATACTCTACAATATGCACCACCATCGTTTCATGGCGCAGAAAGCTCGAG ATGAGGGAACAGCCACTGGCTCGATGATCAACGAGCGTCCGTGCACAGTCCAAATTGCCGAGTGGATTTATTCCCATGTCAACCCAGGGAAGAGCCCAGAGTTGGTATCGGGGGTAGTACTGGACTGGCCAGTGCCAACTGTACAAAGACTCTGGTTTGG AACCGCTCAAGACGATAAGTGTCGTCGCATGCGTGCGTTCCTGTCGTGCATGCGGTCCGACACTCCAATGATGCTCAACACATCCTATGTGCCCCAACATCTGCTTATATTGGCCACTGTTTTGAg gttCATTATGACGTCTCAGATACAGATTCTTCGGCGGCAGGAATTGGACGCTTTCTTAGCAACAGCTTTCTCTAATGATCTCATGAATGCCCTTCATCTACAAGAGATGACG GTAAACGGCATAAGCTCGCGTGGCGTGCAGCTGGCTACACTAGTGATGGCGGGCGCGGAAGCGGCGTTGCTCGCTAACGACGCGTGCGGCGCGCCCGTGCCGTGGCTCGTCGCGGCCCCCTGGCTGTACTTCGACGGCAAACTGCTCCAGCGTAACCTGCAACGAGCAGCTGCCTGCAAGCATCTAGCTCAGCTGTGTGATAACCACATTGATACCGTCGTCAAG GTGGAGCGCATGCGCAAGGCTATCCTCGAGGGCCTGGAGGTGGAGTTCGCGATGCCGCCGCTACCGATGGTGGGTCTGATGGGCGACGTGGGCGGCTGGCGTGGTCGCGGCCGCGGCGCGCGCCTCGAGATCGCCGGCGTCGTGGTCGGCCAGTGGGGAGGCGGCTCGTACCCGACGCCGCGCCCGCAGCGGTACCCGCAA GTGAGCTACGTGGGCTACACGCCGCCGCCTCGCAACTCGTACGCCGGTCGCGGTTGGCGCGGCGGTCGCGGGCGTGGGCGTGGTCGCGGTGCCGCGCCCCGCCCCCGTCGCGCTCGACGCGATCACGACGAGCCCGCCAAGCCGGCAACGCTCACTATCAACGG gaaaacagtaAGACCCGACAACATTGGGTCACCCAATGACAGCCCCAATGAAGATAACTTGCAACTGGAGAACGATGGGGAAG GATATAACATGCAAAAGGGCAGGGGTggaaagaatattaaaaagaatGCTGGAAAGGGCAAGAAAAAGAGTACCACCCAGAAGTCTGACATAGCTCAGGCTTTGGAAGCTAACGGGTCACTCGATAAGAGCAAG GTGGCGGATTTTAGTGATAGTTCTGAACAGCACATGGGCCAAGGTGATGCACCAGTTTCTAACTAA
- the LOC121731397 gene encoding constitutive coactivator of PPAR-gamma-like protein 1 isoform X1, producing MGIQDLQIFLENEGVGVDLFRIARTHAGGFRLVLDAEGCLDRLYGGYFSDWACGGQWARCVQFLTTLAQALAEHQVALCVCFNGAHPTPPTLPQHWIQTQATYRQRVNSVLRHIVTKGTPPPKVWWVPPTGLHSCLRTALRYLNIPIMVSSDDHCQEVVGLCREKTYAGLVGCSGEYLVFQPPRYFSSSQLKLTYRSSLETKEYMVHDLPKLLDVPQDRLYLMAALLGGTMLPEQSLTDFYKRLGITQKKQQIPPETLIKTIAQFVRDLPSSDIDAACVEVFGDLNDLRAAKLKQAVQYYLNGTKDGFLKYRTASGRRPKNNKKNQKPDISPQSTSSDLDTSKLAAESSEHEQKGLEDYKLATANASMNADFSIEEHCHELSHGVAAMTLEGADSDTQKQQATKPTNKNGKPFKEAPVGPSRGPTEDNCPQAPAEVLRTCAERHARGLMHPHMLAILTHRQIALPVLMEDDNHREIPSIHHFYRPIRQNVYAILYNMHHHRFMAQKARDEGTATGSMINERPCTVQIAEWIYSHVNPGKSPELVSGVVLDWPVPTVQRLWFGTAQDDKCRRMRAFLSCMRSDTPMMLNTSYVPQHLLILATVLRFIMTSQIQILRRQELDAFLATAFSNDLMNALHLQEMTVNGISSRGVQLATLVMAGAEAALLANDACGAPVPWLVAAPWLYFDGKLLQRNLQRAAACKHLAQLCDNHIDTVVKVERMRKAILEGLEVEFAMPPLPMVGLMGDVGGWRGRGRGARLEIAGVVVGQWGGGSYPTPRPQRYPQQVSYVGYTPPPRNSYAGRGWRGGRGRGRGRGAAPRPRRARRDHDEPAKPATLTINGKTVRPDNIGSPNDSPNEDNLQLENDGEGYNMQKGRGGKNIKKNAGKGKKKSTTQKSDIAQALEANGSLDKSKVADFSDSSEQHMGQGDAPVSN from the exons ATGGGCATACAGgatctacaaatatttttagaaaacgaAGGAGTAGGTGTTGATTTGTTTCGAATCGCTAGAACTCATGCCGGTGGATTCCGGCTGGTATTAGACGCTGAAGGATGCCTAGACCGTCTTTACGGCGGATATTTTTCAG ATTGGGCATGTGGTGGACAATGGGCTAGATGTGTGCAATTTCTAACTACACTTGCTCAAGCATTAGCCGAACACCAGGTAGCCCTGTGTGTATGTTTCAATGGAGCTCATCCTACACCACCCACCTTACCACAACATTGGATCCAAACTCAAGCAACATATAGACAGAGAGTCAACTCT GTGCTGAGACATATTGTAACAAAAGGCACTCCACCTCCAAAAGTATGGTGGGTACCCCCAACTGGATTGCATTCCTGTCTAAGAACTGCTCTTCGATATTTGAACATACCAATT atGGTGTCTTCAGATGACCATTGCCAAGAGGTTGTAGGTTTGTGTAGAGAAAAGACCTATGCCGGTCTGGTTGGCTGTTCTGGTGAATATCTAGTGTTCCAACCTCCGAGATATTTTAGTTCCTCCCAACTAAAACTTACGTACAGG tcGTCTTTGGAAACCAAAGAATATATGGTGCATGACCTGCCAAAGCTCCTTGATGTGCCACAAGACCGTCTTTACTTGATGGCTGCACTTCTCGGTGGTACAATGTTACCTGAACAAAGTCTTACTGACTTTTACAAGAGACTAGGAATAACGCAAAAGAAG CAACAAATTCCACCAGAGACATTGATTAAAACGATTGCACAATTTGTTCGTGATTTGCCATCGTCGGACATTGATGCTGCATGTGTAGAAGTGTTTGGTGATTTAAATGATCTCCGTGCTGCCAAATTAAAACAAGCCGTACAATATTACTTGAATGGTACCAAAGATGGATTCTTGAAATATAGAACTGCTTCTG GTCGCCGTccgaaaaacaataaaaagaatCAAAAACCCGACATTAGTCCTCAATCAACATCTTCCGACCTCGATACCTCTAAACTCGCAGCCGAATCTTCTGAGCATGAG CAAAAAGGCTTGGAAGATTACAAATTGGCTACAGCAAATGCTTCAATGAACGCTGACTTTAGCATCGAAGAACATTGCCATGAATTAAGCCATGGGGTTGCCGCAATGACTTTAGAAGGTGCAGATTCTGACACTCAGAAGCAGCAGGCCACCAAACCTACAAACAAAAATGGAAAACCATTCAAAGAG GCACCTGTTGGGCCGAGCCGTGGGCCGACGGAGGACAACTGCCCGCAGGCCCCCGCTGAAGTCTTGAGGACTTGTGCTGAGCGCCACGCGCGCGGTCTTATGCACCCTCACATGCTGGCCATACTCACACACCGCCAGATCGCCCTGCCAGTGCTGATGGAGGACGACAACCATCGCGAGATACCATCCATACATCACTTCTACCGACCTATCCGTCAGAATGTGTATGCTATACTCTACAATATGCACCACCATCGTTTCATGGCGCAGAAAGCTCGAG ATGAGGGAACAGCCACTGGCTCGATGATCAACGAGCGTCCGTGCACAGTCCAAATTGCCGAGTGGATTTATTCCCATGTCAACCCAGGGAAGAGCCCAGAGTTGGTATCGGGGGTAGTACTGGACTGGCCAGTGCCAACTGTACAAAGACTCTGGTTTGG AACCGCTCAAGACGATAAGTGTCGTCGCATGCGTGCGTTCCTGTCGTGCATGCGGTCCGACACTCCAATGATGCTCAACACATCCTATGTGCCCCAACATCTGCTTATATTGGCCACTGTTTTGAg gttCATTATGACGTCTCAGATACAGATTCTTCGGCGGCAGGAATTGGACGCTTTCTTAGCAACAGCTTTCTCTAATGATCTCATGAATGCCCTTCATCTACAAGAGATGACG GTAAACGGCATAAGCTCGCGTGGCGTGCAGCTGGCTACACTAGTGATGGCGGGCGCGGAAGCGGCGTTGCTCGCTAACGACGCGTGCGGCGCGCCCGTGCCGTGGCTCGTCGCGGCCCCCTGGCTGTACTTCGACGGCAAACTGCTCCAGCGTAACCTGCAACGAGCAGCTGCCTGCAAGCATCTAGCTCAGCTGTGTGATAACCACATTGATACCGTCGTCAAG GTGGAGCGCATGCGCAAGGCTATCCTCGAGGGCCTGGAGGTGGAGTTCGCGATGCCGCCGCTACCGATGGTGGGTCTGATGGGCGACGTGGGCGGCTGGCGTGGTCGCGGCCGCGGCGCGCGCCTCGAGATCGCCGGCGTCGTGGTCGGCCAGTGGGGAGGCGGCTCGTACCCGACGCCGCGCCCGCAGCGGTACCCGCAA CAGGTGAGCTACGTGGGCTACACGCCGCCGCCTCGCAACTCGTACGCCGGTCGCGGTTGGCGCGGCGGTCGCGGGCGTGGGCGTGGTCGCGGTGCCGCGCCCCGCCCCCGTCGCGCTCGACGCGATCACGACGAGCCCGCCAAGCCGGCAACGCTCACTATCAACGG gaaaacagtaAGACCCGACAACATTGGGTCACCCAATGACAGCCCCAATGAAGATAACTTGCAACTGGAGAACGATGGGGAAG GATATAACATGCAAAAGGGCAGGGGTggaaagaatattaaaaagaatGCTGGAAAGGGCAAGAAAAAGAGTACCACCCAGAAGTCTGACATAGCTCAGGCTTTGGAAGCTAACGGGTCACTCGATAAGAGCAAG GTGGCGGATTTTAGTGATAGTTCTGAACAGCACATGGGCCAAGGTGATGCACCAGTTTCTAACTAA
- the LOC121731398 gene encoding GPN-loop GTPase QQT1, protein MTEISKKFKATIQYYGQLVIGPPGAGKTTYCHEMSKLLKKLGRKIIIVNLDPANDNVNYEADIDIRELIKLEEIMEQHQLGPNGALIYCIEYLEKNVDWLLNQIQSDQYTNYIFDLPGQVELYSHHNALNNIFSKLASEGHLQLCVVHLIDSHHCADAGKFIAALILSLSAMLKLGLPHINLLTKMDLLKKHSDKLQFGIDFYTEVLDLNYLLDSLDNDAITSKYKKLHHALVSVIEDYSLVSFQLMSKNKSALYVKLLEEENRIDTLLSSDNNKFIQVQLLHYYNDIKDATQIVINHIANIEDTSISEIHKRLNLSD, encoded by the exons ATGACAGAAATCTCGAAAAAATTTAAGGCTACTATCCAATATTATGGTCAGCTAGTGATAGGTCCTCCTGGAGCGGGTAAAACTACTTACTGCCATGAAATGTCAAAACTGCTCAAAAAACTTGGTAGAAAAATTATCATTGTCAATTTAGATCCCGCTAATGATAATGTTAATTACGAGGCCGATATAGATATAAGAGAGCTTATAAAGCTGGAAGAAATCATGGAACAGCACCAACTGGGACCTAATGGAGCTCTTATTTATTGCATTGAGTATCTggaaaaaaatgttgattggCTCTTAAACCAAATACAGAGTGACCAATATACTAATTACATATTCGATCTGCCCGGGCAAGTGGAACTGTACAGCCATCACAATGCactcaataatatattttcaaaactaGCTTCTGAAGGACATCTGCAGTTATGTGTCGTCCACCTGATAGATTCTCATCACTGTGCCGATGCTGGAAAATTCATAGCAGCCTTGATCCTCTCCTTGAGTGCTATGTTAAAATTGGGCTTACCGCATATTAACCTCTTGACTAAAAtggatttattaaaaaaacattcagACAAGTTACAGTTTGGTATAGATTTCTATACAGAAGTTTTAGACCTCAATTATCTACTTGATAGTTTGGATAATGATGCAATCACTAGCAAGTACAAAAAACTTCATCATGCCCTAGTGTCTGTTATTGAAGATTACAGTCTTGTTTCTTTTCAACTG ATGTCGAAGAATAAATCCGCTCTGTATGTCAAGCTTTTGGAAGAAGAAAACAGGATTGACACTTTACTATctagtgataataataaatttatacaaGTTCAACTTTTGCACTATTACaatgatatcaaagatgcaacTCAAATCGTCATCAACCACATTGCCAACATAGAAGACACATCTATATCTGAAATTCACAAACGGTTAAATCTAAGTGattga
- the LOC121731227 gene encoding modifier of mdg4-like, with amino-acid sequence MADQFCLRWNNFQTNIVNALDSLKCSEDLVDVTLTCEGKNIKAHKVILSACSPYFRNVFKENPCQHPVIILKDVSSDDILGLLSYMYQGEVYIEESKLSSFLHTAALLQVKGLTGVTQNNENIASPNVTNKLYTQLTISSKHNVGCHKETKIPALKKRRSSTSDKPSDFPPNDGYNKKVKTVESCDNHIKNNGPQTKCDNSFTENNNVDKKQDTLAVTNGKSFIQAKVPEDIPVTVKTEWIEENTSPQNLVTENDDSLPDYENSMLARSLLSGIKPTKCDTNTTSPSIKRVPNATDIHTGSRPKDTHQDYNPIAKSPSKNPTIEESTIKTEKSSPKSDNEYEPEVLLSEQQDSTESEGPYSQEQQSQALLLLAGMSSVPTLNSGASTSQAVSHQQSNHAAICGDCPHCGMKYSNQSALKYHVRLMHSDLTNRLCCYLCPRSFTMRETFKEHMWTSHGQRN; translated from the exons ATGGCAGACCAGTTTTGCTTACGTTGGAATAACTTTCAAACGAACATTGTGAATGCTTTAGATTCGTTGAAGTGTTCTGAAGACTTGGTTGACGTTACGCTTACTTGCGAAGGGAAAAATATCAAGGCCCACAAAGTAATACTGTCAGCTTGCAGTCCCTACTTTAGGAATGTATTCAAG GAAAATCCATGTCAACATCCTGTTATCATTCTAAAAGATGTGTCCTCTGATGATATTCTCGGTTTACTATCGTATATGTACCAAGGAGAGGTTTACATAGAAGAAAGCAAACTGTCTTCATTCTTACACACAGCTGCCTTGCTCCAAGTTAAAGGTTTAACAGGAGTAACACAAAat aatgaAAATATAGCATCTCCGAATGTGACAAACAAGCTCTATACTCAGCTCACAATATCCTCAAAGCATAATGTTGGTTGTCACAAGGAAACAAAAATTCCTGCCCTAAAGAAACGAAGAAGCAGCACATCGGACAAACCAAGTGATTTTCCTCCTAATGATGGTtacaataaaaaagttaaaactgtTGAATCATGTGACAACCACATCAAAAACAATGGCCCTCAAACCAAATGTGATAATTCTtttactgaaaataataatgtagatAAAAAACAGGACACACTAGCGGTTACAAATGGGAAAAGCTTTATTcag GCAAAGGTACCAGAGGACATTCCAGTGACAGTGAAAACTGAATGGATAGAAGAAAACACATCACCACAGAATTTGGTTACAGAAAATGATGACAGCCTGCCAGATTACGAAAACAGTATGCTTGCCAGATCTTTACTATCAG GTATTAAGCCCACTAAATGTGATACAAACACGACAAGTCCCTCTATAAAGAGAGTGCCAAATGCAACTGACATACATACCGGATCACGACCCAAGGACACACACCAAGATTATAATCCTATAGCTAAGAGCCCCAGCAAGAACCCTACAATTGAAGAATCAACTATTAAAACGGAAAAGTCTTCACCAAAATCTGATAATGAGTATGAACCAGAGGTCCTATTGTCGGAGCAACAGGATAGCACAGAATCGGAGGGTCCCTATTCCCAGGAGCAGCAGTCGCAGGCACTGCTACTTCTGGCTGGCATGTCGTCTGTTCCCACTCTGAATAGTGGGGCATCGACATCTCAGGCAGTATCACACCAGCAGTCCAATCATGCTGCCATATGCGGTGATTGTCCTCACTGTGGAATGAAGTACTCCAACCAATCTGCTCTGAAGTATCATGTGAGGTTAATGCACTCGGATCTAACAAACAGGCTGTGTTGCTACCTCTGTCCCCGATCTTTCACTATGAGAGAGACATTCAAGGAGCATATGTGGACAAGTCACGGTCAGAGAAACTGA